The Alphaproteobacteria bacterium genome includes the window GGCGCAACAGTTCTTTTTCGCCGGCGGCCTGACAGCGCTGTTCTGGATCGTCGGCCAAGTCGGCACGCCTGAGGTGGCGGCGGCCAACGTGCTAATCAATCTCACCTTGGTGATCATCCTGCCAGGCCTGGCGCTGGGGCTCGCCGCTGCCTCGCTGGTCGGCCAAGCCCTCGGCGCCAGAGATCCAGTCGATGCCCATCGCTGGGGCTGGGACGTGATTAAAGTCGCGGCGGTGATCATGGCCGTACTCGGCCTGCCCATGGCGGTGGTACCAGAGCTGATCCTCTCGGGCTTCATTACAGATGTAGAAACACGCGCCCTGGCGATACCGCCCTTACGCCTGGTTGGCATTGTCATTGCCTTTGACTCGGTCGGCATGGTGTTGCAGAACGCCATGCTCGGCGCCGGTGCCGTGCGCACCGTCATGACCGTCTCGATCGTCACCCAGTGGGGCATCTTCCTACCCGTCGCCTGGTTGGTCGGCCCGCAGCTCGGTTATGGCCTGTTCGGCATCTGGGTCTGCCAGAGCGGCTGGCGGCTGCTGCACTCGTCCGCCCTCGCCATTCTCTGGGAACGGCGCGGTTGGACGAAGATTAAGATTTAGCCGGCCATCAACTCGCCTAGCGCTCGCAGCACGATCGAGTTTTCCTCCTCGGTGCCAAGGGAGAAACGCAGACATTTGGGCAGGCCGTAATTGTCGAGCCGTCTCGGCACAATCCCGCGAGCGAGCAGGAAGGCGTAGGCATCCGCCGCAGTATGGCCGGGCGCCTCGGGGAACTCGACAAGCACAAAATTGGCGGCAGAAGGATGTACGTGTAGGCCAAGGCCGCCGATTCCCGTCTCCAGACGCGGGATCCAGCGCTCGTTGAAGGTCGCCGCGCGTTCCAGAAACTCGCTATCTCGCAACGCCGCGATGCCGGCGGCCTGAGCTGGCGCGTTGACGTTGAACGGCCCGCGGATGCGGTTAACCACGTCAACCACGCTTTCTGGCGCGTACATCCAGCCCAGTCTCAATGCACACAACCCATAAATTTTCGAGAACGTGCGCGTCATCACCACATTATCACCCTCATCGACCAGGGCACGGCCGTCCTCGTAGTCGTCGCGCCGCATGTATTCGGCATAGGCCGCGTCGATCACCAGCAGCGTGTGCTCGGGTAGGCCCGCGCGCAGCCGACGCAGCTCGGCGCTCGGGATGTAAGTGCCGGTAGGATTGTTGGGATTGGCCAGATAGCAGATGCGCGTACGCTCTGTAGCGCGGGCCAGCAGCGCATCAACATCCGCCGTATAGCCACTCTCGGGCGTGATCACCGGCGTCGCACCTTGCGCCTGGGCTGCGATCTTGTAGATGGCGAAGGCGTGTTCTGTGATCAGCACCTCGTCACCAGTTGCAGCATACGCCTGGGCTAACAGTGTCAACAGCTCGTCCGAGCCGTTACCGCAGGTGATGCGCGCGGCTGCCATGCCGTTATGTTCGGCGAGCGCGTCGCGCAGGTCCCAGGCGCCACCATCAGGATAGCGGTGCAGGCGCTCGGCGATTTCAAGATAGGCTGCGGTCGCCAAGGGGCTTGAACCGAGCGGTGTCTCGTTCGAGGACAAAAGGATCAGACGGTCACCGCCCTCGGCGCTTTGCCGCCCCGGCACGTAGGGCGTGATATCGAGAATGCCAGAGCTTACGCTGAGCTTACTCATGGTTCCGACTCTGCTGGAAGATCTTGCGGCCGGCGGACCATAGCGCCGCGGCGGCGTTTTGGCGAGGCCGCAATCCAGTCTGAATAGCCAACCCGCTCACCGTCAACCCAAAGCGCGTGCTGTGGAACCCTCACTTGCCAAATTTATTGTGCCGGAATGGTCCAACGGAGCGATCTCGAAACCCGTTGTGTCCCGTCTGCTGAAGATCGGGGCCACATGTGACGGTTCGTACCAAGGCGATGGCGGCGAGCTAGACCGTCGAAATCAGCGCTCACAGCACTCTGATCGCTTAATAGGAACTTGCCCATACCGGTCTCCCTTGTTTCTCTCTCAAAATAGACACAGGCATGTCCGAAAGTGCCGCCATGGCGCAAATGCACCAAGGCTTGCCACAAAGGCGCCCATTTGGGACAACCTAGCGGCCCATATTTAAAGGAGACGCTCCATGCTGCTCCACGGCAACCCATTTTCGCCCTTCGTGCGCAAGGTTCTGGTTCTGGCCCATGAGACGGGCCTGGCCGAGCAGATTGAGCATCGCCACGCATCGATGACACCGCTCTCACCCGATCCGGCGCTAACGCCGGTTAATCCACTCGGCAAAGTACCGACTCTGGTGTGCGATGACGGCCGGGTGCTCTACGATTCACGGGTTATCTGCGACTTTCTCGACGGGTTGCACAAGGGTCCGCGTCTACTGCCCGCGGCAGGCCCTATACGGCTTGATGTATTGCGCCGCCAGGCGCTCGCGGACGGTCTGATGGATGCGGCGGTGCTGCTGCGCTAT containing:
- the hisC gene encoding histidinol-phosphate transaminase, with amino-acid sequence MSKLSVSSGILDITPYVPGRQSAEGGDRLILLSSNETPLGSSPLATAAYLEIAERLHRYPDGGAWDLRDALAEHNGMAAARITCGNGSDELLTLLAQAYAATGDEVLITEHAFAIYKIAAQAQGATPVITPESGYTADVDALLARATERTRICYLANPNNPTGTYIPSAELRRLRAGLPEHTLLVIDAAYAEYMRRDDYEDGRALVDEGDNVVMTRTFSKIYGLCALRLGWMYAPESVVDVVNRIRGPFNVNAPAQAAGIAALRDSEFLERAATFNERWIPRLETGIGGLGLHVHPSAANFVLVEFPEAPGHTAADAYAFLLARGIVPRRLDNYGLPKCLRFSLGTEEENSIVLRALGELMAG
- a CDS encoding glutathione S-transferase N-terminal domain-containing protein — protein: MLLHGNPFSPFVRKVLVLAHETGLAEQIEHRHASMTPLSPDPALTPVNPLGKVPTLVCDDGRVLYDSRVICDFLDGLHKGPRLLPAAGPIRLDVLRRQALADGLMDAAVLLRYETVLRPAALRWPEWIAGQWGKIDRAVEAMAAESVNTSIDLGTLATACALAYLDIRFPEHGWRQNRADLAAWFSSLSERAAMMATRPPTEE